Proteins from a genomic interval of Desulfovibrio aminophilus DSM 12254:
- a CDS encoding cytochrome c3 family protein, which translates to MKRIVIISVVCAALVGFVALPVLFAADAPKQDIVMKSPGAATQGTVTLSHAKHGKQKCEECHHKIKENPKDYKCGTCHNDLKAKKGDNSYYAAFHAPTSNHSCMGCHKSMKQGPTACNKCHAKKS; encoded by the coding sequence ATGAAGCGCATCGTCATCATCAGCGTGGTCTGCGCGGCCCTGGTCGGCTTCGTGGCCCTGCCGGTCCTGTTCGCCGCCGACGCCCCCAAGCAGGACATCGTCATGAAGTCCCCCGGCGCGGCCACCCAGGGCACCGTCACTCTCAGCCATGCCAAGCATGGCAAGCAGAAGTGCGAGGAGTGCCACCACAAGATCAAGGAAAATCCCAAGGACTACAAGTGCGGCACCTGCCACAATGACCTGAAGGCGAAGAAGGGCGACAATTCCTACTACGCCGCCTTCCACGCCCCCACCAGCAACCACAGCTGCATGGGCTGCCACAAGAGCATGAAGCAGGGCCCCACCGCCTGCAACAAGTGCCACGCGAAGAAGTCGTAA
- the cobJ gene encoding precorrin-3B C(17)-methyltransferase — translation MVGLGPGDPGLLCPLARAALASASAVVGYSGYLDLLEPEVLEGREVVSTGMTGEVERAGRAVDLALAGRDVAVVSSGDAGIYAMAGLVLEVLEERGLLERVPCEVVPGVPALAAAAALLGAPLTHDFACVSLSDLLTPWEVIERRLDAAAGADFVLVLYNPRSKRRADHLERALAVIARHRGPDTPVGVVCRAFRPGQRAEIARLADVDCGGVDMQTIVVVGASSSRAAGGRMLTPRGYAGKYDLAGGTRKVRQRLANTRSKA, via the coding sequence GTGGTCGGCCTGGGGCCGGGCGACCCGGGGCTGCTCTGTCCCTTGGCCCGGGCTGCCCTGGCCTCGGCATCGGCCGTGGTCGGCTATTCCGGCTACCTGGATCTGCTGGAGCCGGAGGTGCTGGAGGGCCGCGAGGTGGTCTCCACCGGCATGACCGGCGAGGTGGAACGCGCGGGCCGGGCCGTGGACCTGGCCCTGGCCGGGCGGGACGTGGCCGTGGTCTCCAGCGGCGACGCCGGAATCTACGCCATGGCCGGGCTGGTGCTGGAGGTTCTGGAGGAGCGCGGCCTGCTGGAGCGCGTGCCCTGCGAGGTGGTGCCCGGGGTTCCGGCCCTGGCGGCGGCCGCGGCCCTGCTCGGCGCGCCCTTGACCCACGACTTCGCCTGCGTGAGCCTCTCGGACCTGCTGACGCCCTGGGAGGTCATCGAACGGCGGCTGGACGCGGCCGCCGGGGCGGACTTCGTCCTCGTGCTCTACAATCCGCGCTCCAAGCGCCGGGCCGACCATCTGGAACGGGCCCTGGCCGTGATCGCGCGGCACCGCGGACCGGACACCCCGGTGGGTGTGGTCTGCCGGGCCTTTCGGCCGGGGCAGCGCGCGGAGATCGCCCGGCTGGCGGACGTGGACTGCGGCGGCGTGGACATGCAGACCATCGTGGTGGTGGGCGCTTCCTCCAGTCGCGCGGCGGGGGGGCGCATGCTCACTCCCCGGGGCTACGCCGGGAAGTACGATCTCGCCGGAGGAACGCGCAAGGTCCGGCAAAGACTTGCCAACACGCGGTCAAAAGCGTAA
- a CDS encoding cobalt-precorrin 5A hydrolase, which yields MPESIAVYALTPGGLELARRLAPGLDAEVFAPARLAGPGERGFESLTACLAETFGRFSAHVFVAAAGLVVRLIAPRLRGKDRDPAVLVLDQEGRFCVSLLSGHLGGANALARRVAGLTGGQAVVTTATDSAGLPSLDLLAVERGLAIGNLSAVKRANALLLEGGVLAVEDPGRRLGDLDPAHFRRVDSGGRVRVDWRAAAGDEILVLHPRVLWAGMGCRRGTPAVEIRELLTRVFAEEGLAPASLAGIASVADKADEPGLLEAARELGVEARFFSREELSRVAVPTPSALVRKHMGLEGVCEAAAMLAADGPLVVPKRKTTRATLAVALAG from the coding sequence ATGCCGGAATCCATCGCGGTCTACGCCCTGACCCCGGGCGGGCTGGAGCTGGCGCGGCGGCTGGCCCCCGGCCTGGACGCCGAGGTCTTCGCCCCGGCCCGCCTGGCCGGGCCGGGTGAGCGGGGCTTCGAAAGTCTGACCGCCTGTCTGGCCGAGACCTTCGGCCGCTTCTCCGCGCATGTCTTCGTGGCCGCCGCCGGGCTCGTGGTCCGGCTGATCGCCCCGCGCCTGCGCGGCAAGGACCGCGATCCGGCCGTGCTCGTCCTGGACCAGGAGGGACGCTTCTGCGTCAGCCTGCTCTCCGGCCATCTGGGCGGGGCCAACGCCCTGGCCCGGCGCGTGGCCGGGCTCACCGGCGGGCAGGCCGTGGTCACCACGGCCACGGACTCGGCCGGGCTGCCCTCGCTGGACCTCCTGGCCGTGGAGCGCGGGCTGGCCATCGGCAACCTGTCGGCCGTGAAGCGGGCCAACGCCCTGCTCCTGGAGGGCGGCGTCCTGGCCGTGGAGGATCCGGGCCGACGGTTGGGCGACCTGGACCCGGCGCATTTTCGCCGGGTGGACTCCGGCGGCCGGGTGCGCGTGGACTGGCGGGCCGCCGCGGGTGACGAAATTCTGGTCCTGCATCCGCGTGTGCTCTGGGCCGGGATGGGCTGCCGCAGGGGAACCCCGGCGGTCGAGATCAGGGAACTGCTGACGCGGGTCTTCGCCGAGGAGGGCTTGGCCCCGGCGAGTCTGGCCGGGATCGCCAGCGTGGCGGACAAGGCCGACGAACCCGGGCTGCTGGAAGCCGCGCGGGAACTCGGCGTCGAAGCGCGGTTTTTTTCGCGGGAGGAACTCTCCCGCGTGGCGGTGCCCACGCCGTCGGCGCTGGTGCGCAAACACATGGGTCTGGAGGGAGTATGCGAGGCAGCGGCGATGCTGGCCGCCGACGGACCGCTGGTCGTGCCCAAGCGCAAGACCACGCGGGCGACCCTGGCCGTGGCCCTGGCCGGCTGA
- the hemL gene encoding glutamate-1-semialdehyde 2,1-aminomutase: MTSSADWFRRAQDVLPGGVNSPVRACRGVGCDPLFTESARGSRMHTVDGQELIDFVLSWGPMILGHCDPEVVEAARRAVERGSSYGAPCPGEVELAEAVRRLMPGMEMMRMVSSGTEATMSALRLARGFTGRDKLIKFDGCYHGHSDAFLASAGSGLATLSIPGTPGVPADVVAHTLIAPYNDLEAVEDLFNRHGREIACVIVEPAAGNMGLVPPEPGFLEGLRALCTRFGALLIFDEVITGFRLSLGGAQARYGVRPDLTTLGKIIGGGFPVGCFGGRREIMEHVAPVGAVYQAGTLSGNPAAMAAGLATLRRLEACDYDALERRTLAFARDLKSVLEEKGLPVQMNHVASIFTLFFTKTPVTDFDTAKTMDTEAYATFFRQMREAGVNLAPSGYECTFTSFAHTEEDFAATLDAARRVRF; encoded by the coding sequence ATGACCAGTTCCGCCGATTGGTTCCGCCGGGCCCAGGACGTCCTGCCCGGCGGTGTGAACAGCCCGGTGCGGGCCTGCCGCGGCGTGGGCTGCGACCCCCTGTTCACCGAGAGCGCCCGGGGCAGCCGCATGCACACCGTGGACGGGCAGGAGCTCATCGACTTCGTGTTGAGCTGGGGGCCGATGATCCTCGGCCATTGCGACCCCGAGGTGGTCGAGGCCGCCCGTCGGGCCGTGGAGCGCGGCTCGAGCTACGGCGCGCCCTGCCCGGGCGAGGTGGAGCTGGCCGAGGCCGTGCGGCGGCTCATGCCCGGCATGGAGATGATGCGCATGGTCTCCTCGGGCACCGAGGCCACCATGAGCGCCCTGCGCCTGGCCCGGGGCTTCACCGGCCGGGACAAGCTCATCAAGTTCGACGGCTGCTACCACGGACACAGCGACGCCTTCCTGGCCAGCGCGGGTTCGGGCCTGGCCACCCTGTCCATTCCCGGCACCCCCGGCGTGCCCGCCGACGTGGTGGCCCACACCCTCATCGCGCCCTACAACGACCTGGAGGCCGTGGAAGACCTCTTCAACCGTCACGGCCGCGAGATCGCCTGCGTCATCGTCGAGCCGGCGGCCGGAAACATGGGCCTCGTGCCCCCGGAGCCGGGTTTCCTGGAAGGTCTGCGCGCCCTTTGCACCCGCTTCGGCGCGCTGCTCATCTTCGACGAGGTCATCACCGGCTTCCGCCTGTCCCTGGGCGGGGCCCAGGCCCGCTACGGCGTTCGGCCGGACCTGACCACCCTGGGCAAGATCATCGGCGGCGGCTTCCCGGTGGGCTGCTTCGGCGGACGCCGGGAAATCATGGAGCACGTGGCCCCCGTGGGCGCGGTCTACCAGGCAGGGACGCTCTCCGGGAACCCGGCGGCCATGGCCGCCGGACTGGCCACCCTGCGCCGCCTGGAGGCCTGCGACTACGACGCCCTGGAGCGCCGTACCCTGGCCTTCGCCCGGGACTTGAAATCCGTGCTGGAGGAGAAGGGTCTGCCCGTGCAGATGAACCATGTGGCCTCGATCTTCACGCTCTTCTTCACCAAAACGCCGGTGACGGACTTCGACACGGCCAAGACCATGGACACCGAAGCCTACGCCACGTTCTTCCGCCAGATGCGGGAGGCCGGGGTGAATCTCGCGCCCTCGGGCTACGAATGCACCTTCACCTCCTTCGCCCACACCGAGGAGGACTTCGCGGCCACGCTGGACGCCGCCCGGAGGGTGCGGTTCTAG
- a CDS encoding Lrp/AsnC family transcriptional regulator: protein MEKIVFTPLEERILALAGGDLPDSATPFADIAEAVGTDEKTVLDLLRGLKERGVIRRFGATLRHQKAGYGHNAMVAWRVDDPAEAARVGELLASRPEISHAYERRTYPEWPYNLYTMIHGRNPGDSLKVAEELSRATGITDYAVLNSLRELKKTSMRYFREEDEE, encoded by the coding sequence ATGGAAAAGATCGTGTTCACCCCCCTGGAAGAGAGGATTCTGGCCCTGGCCGGAGGCGATCTGCCGGACTCCGCGACGCCCTTCGCGGACATCGCCGAGGCCGTGGGCACGGACGAGAAGACGGTGCTCGACCTGCTGCGCGGGCTCAAGGAGCGCGGCGTGATCCGGCGCTTCGGAGCCACCCTGCGGCACCAGAAGGCGGGCTACGGCCACAACGCCATGGTGGCTTGGCGCGTGGATGACCCGGCCGAGGCCGCCCGCGTGGGCGAACTCCTGGCCTCCCGGCCGGAGATCAGCCACGCCTACGAACGCCGCACCTACCCGGAGTGGCCCTACAACCTGTACACCATGATCCACGGCCGCAACCCGGGCGACAGCCTGAAGGTGGCCGAGGAGCTGTCCCGGGCCACGGGCATCACCGACTACGCCGTGCTCAACAGCCTGCGGGAATTGAAAAAGACATCCATGCGCTATTTTCGCGAGGAGGACGAGGAATGA
- a CDS encoding NAD(P)H-dependent glycerol-3-phosphate dehydrogenase, whose translation MRIAVLGAGAWGTTLADMLCRKGLPVRLWAREEDVVRAVNEDHENPSFLPGVKLCPELTAHGDPAAALQGAEAVLVVIPSQFLRRSLESLRGHLPERPVIVCASKGIEMDTLEPMSVVVKEALAGLSPRYAVLSGPSFAFEVARGMPTSVTLGCADRELGRELREAFSTPSFRVYTSTDYRGVELGGAVKNVMAIAAGIADGLGFGHDARAALITRGLAEMSRLGVAMGARAKTFMGLSGMGDLVLTCTGDLSRNRQVGLKLGQGMKLSEIMAGTRTVAEGVKTTEAMHALAKKLGVELPITEQVHRILHEDRPPAQAVKELMTRSLKDEHEEEE comes from the coding sequence ATGCGCATCGCCGTGCTGGGCGCGGGAGCCTGGGGCACGACCCTGGCCGACATGCTCTGCCGCAAGGGTCTTCCCGTGCGGCTCTGGGCCCGCGAGGAAGACGTGGTCCGGGCCGTCAACGAGGACCACGAGAACCCGTCCTTCCTGCCGGGCGTGAAGCTCTGCCCGGAACTCACCGCCCACGGCGATCCGGCCGCGGCGCTCCAGGGGGCCGAGGCGGTCCTGGTGGTCATCCCCAGCCAATTCCTGCGCCGCTCCCTGGAAAGCCTGCGCGGCCACCTGCCCGAGCGGCCGGTGATCGTCTGCGCCAGCAAGGGCATCGAGATGGACACCCTGGAGCCCATGTCCGTGGTGGTGAAGGAGGCCCTGGCCGGGCTTTCCCCGCGCTACGCCGTGCTCTCGGGCCCGTCCTTCGCCTTCGAGGTGGCCCGGGGCATGCCCACCAGCGTGACGCTCGGCTGCGCGGATCGCGAACTGGGCCGCGAACTGCGCGAGGCCTTCTCCACCCCGTCCTTCCGGGTCTACACGAGCACGGACTACCGGGGCGTGGAGTTGGGCGGCGCGGTGAAGAACGTCATGGCCATCGCGGCGGGCATCGCCGACGGCCTGGGTTTCGGTCACGACGCCCGCGCCGCGCTCATCACCCGGGGACTGGCCGAGATGAGCCGCCTGGGCGTGGCCATGGGCGCGCGGGCCAAGACCTTCATGGGCCTCTCGGGCATGGGCGACCTCGTGCTCACCTGCACCGGCGATCTCTCGCGCAACCGCCAGGTGGGCCTCAAGCTGGGCCAGGGCATGAAGCTCTCCGAGATCATGGCCGGAACCCGCACCGTGGCCGAGGGCGTGAAGACCACCGAGGCCATGCACGCCCTGGCGAAGAAACTCGGCGTGGAGCTGCCCATCACCGAGCAGGTCCACCGCATCCTGCACGAGGACCGGCCCCCGGCTCAGGCCGTGAAGGAACTCATGACCCGCAGCCTGAAGGACGAACACGAGGAGGAGGAATGA